From a region of the Hymenobacter jejuensis genome:
- a CDS encoding DEAD/DEAH box helicase translates to MSQISYNQLLTEDSSHPHQYRLAGATIPKLTRANVLRHCSTAFLADIHALTAIQPQSLALDFGSFGSSVSGSLEFPTVIVEQQAEGLLLSCGCLTPKTTLCEHQAQVLLSILQRPELRVFFDSKQRRELLQATARDYGLEQAPDLDAHFQLTYARPSVVVTPREPGLCLVTPATTQEFVNQLLPHPRKAKPEAIDNQRIIIFGKHKYYGHLTLQLAETALTAAGKVKNPVTVLNPLDSIWQTSDAAELKFYTGLARFQNNYDDTRSAAAIEALRAVLHNPQGLPVFAHNPAVSDKLTAQALTPLQLRLVPTELRLSVTEKGEFYEVAGQMQLDGQPVELKTLSVRFEYFAAVNGILYLLDNQDIWRIIEFFTKRNNTLLIHRSKFIEFRRDVLANLEDQIHIDYSYTRPATREQLISHGFDKAPEKLLYLSDAGVHVEVLPVVCYGRIEVSILSRKQLFSIDELGNPFALTRDEPAERHFLTALLRHYPAFQEQVQQSSLYVPKALFLDEEWFLTAFEDWQQEQITILGFNQLKNNTLNPNRARVTVRVTGETNWFDTKVRVSFGKQNATLRQLQQAIRNKSHYVRLDDGTRGILPQEWVERFARYFAAGVVIEDRIRTPSVNFSAILELYDPEALAANAKAQLATYQAAVEDFTGIEPVPVPPDLHATLRDYQQQGLNWLNFLDTFRFGGCLADDMGLGKTLQVLAFILSQRAKGASAANLVVVPTSLVFNWQAEVQKFAPSLRVHGLHGPGRQHGAALFDAHDLVLTTYNTLVSDIRQLRHYCFHYVFLDEAQAIKNLDSQRYKAACLLQARNRVVLTGTPIENNTFDLYGQLSFACPGLLGTKQHFQDLYAARIDKFKEDKPARALQRKISPFVLRRTKAQVARELPDKTEMVIYCKMGTEQRRVYEACKKEFRDLIMGNHAETQLKSSAHVLQGLTKLRQICNSPALLPDQESYGHQSAKLEALVEEIRNKAPQHKILIFSQFVKMLDLIGHALRAHDIPFEQLTGQTKNRAARVGAFQQDESVRVFLISLKAGGTGLNLTEADYVYLVDPWWNPAVENQAIDRSHRLGQTKKVVAVRLICPDTIEEKVMHLQQAKRELADGLIKTDVALVKSLTQEELLELLE, encoded by the coding sequence ATGTCGCAAATATCATATAACCAACTACTTACAGAAGACTCGTCGCATCCTCACCAATACCGCCTTGCGGGAGCTACCATTCCCAAGCTAACCCGAGCCAATGTGCTTCGGCACTGCTCTACTGCTTTCCTGGCGGATATTCACGCGCTGACGGCCATTCAGCCGCAGTCCTTGGCGCTGGACTTTGGCTCGTTTGGCAGCTCAGTTTCTGGCTCGCTGGAGTTCCCGACGGTAATAGTGGAGCAGCAGGCGGAAGGCTTGCTGCTCTCCTGCGGCTGCTTGACCCCCAAGACGACCTTGTGCGAGCACCAAGCCCAAGTACTGCTCAGCATTCTGCAACGCCCGGAGCTGCGCGTGTTCTTCGACTCCAAACAGCGCCGCGAGCTACTTCAAGCCACCGCCCGCGACTACGGCCTGGAACAGGCCCCCGACCTGGACGCCCATTTTCAGCTGACCTACGCCCGGCCTTCGGTGGTAGTCACGCCGCGGGAGCCTGGGCTGTGCCTAGTGACCCCAGCCACCACGCAAGAGTTTGTCAATCAGCTACTTCCGCATCCGCGCAAGGCTAAACCAGAAGCAATTGACAATCAACGTATTATCATATTTGGCAAGCACAAGTACTACGGCCACCTGACCCTGCAGCTAGCAGAAACGGCGCTTACGGCGGCTGGAAAAGTCAAAAACCCGGTGACGGTGCTCAACCCGCTCGACAGCATCTGGCAAACCTCCGACGCGGCCGAGCTGAAGTTTTATACCGGCCTGGCCCGCTTCCAGAACAACTACGACGACACCCGTTCCGCGGCCGCCATCGAGGCGCTGCGGGCCGTGCTGCACAACCCCCAGGGCCTGCCCGTTTTTGCCCACAACCCCGCCGTATCGGACAAGCTGACGGCCCAGGCGCTCACGCCTTTGCAGCTGCGCTTGGTGCCGACGGAGTTGCGCCTGTCGGTGACGGAGAAGGGCGAGTTTTACGAGGTGGCGGGCCAGATGCAACTCGATGGCCAGCCGGTAGAGTTAAAGACGCTTTCGGTGCGTTTCGAGTATTTCGCAGCTGTCAACGGCATCTTATACCTACTTGACAATCAAGACATTTGGCGCATCATTGAGTTTTTCACAAAGCGCAACAACACGCTGCTCATTCACCGGAGCAAGTTCATCGAGTTTCGGCGCGACGTGCTGGCCAACCTCGAAGACCAGATCCACATCGACTACTCCTACACCCGGCCGGCCACCCGCGAGCAGCTCATCAGCCACGGCTTCGATAAGGCACCGGAGAAGCTGCTCTACCTCTCCGATGCCGGCGTGCACGTGGAGGTGCTGCCCGTGGTGTGCTACGGCCGCATCGAAGTGTCGATTTTGTCGCGTAAGCAGCTCTTCAGCATCGATGAGCTGGGCAACCCCTTCGCCCTGACGCGGGACGAGCCTGCCGAGCGGCACTTCCTGACGGCCCTGCTGCGTCACTACCCCGCGTTTCAGGAGCAGGTGCAGCAGTCGTCGTTGTACGTGCCCAAAGCGTTGTTTCTGGACGAAGAATGGTTTTTGACGGCCTTCGAAGACTGGCAGCAGGAGCAGATCACCATCCTGGGCTTTAACCAGCTCAAAAACAACACCTTAAACCCCAACCGCGCCCGCGTTACGGTGCGCGTTACGGGCGAAACCAACTGGTTCGACACCAAAGTGCGGGTAAGCTTCGGCAAGCAAAACGCCACCTTACGGCAGCTCCAACAGGCCATTCGCAACAAAAGCCACTACGTACGCCTCGACGACGGCACCCGCGGCATTTTGCCCCAGGAGTGGGTCGAGAGGTTTGCCCGCTACTTTGCGGCCGGGGTGGTAATCGAGGATCGGATTCGCACGCCTAGTGTCAACTTCTCGGCCATTCTGGAATTGTACGACCCCGAAGCCTTAGCCGCCAATGCCAAAGCCCAGCTGGCGACCTACCAAGCTGCTGTAGAAGACTTTACGGGCATCGAGCCGGTGCCGGTGCCGCCAGACCTCCACGCGACCCTGCGCGACTACCAGCAGCAGGGCCTGAACTGGCTGAACTTCCTCGATACCTTTCGCTTCGGGGGCTGCCTCGCCGACGACATGGGCTTGGGCAAGACGCTGCAAGTGCTGGCCTTCATCCTGTCGCAGCGGGCCAAAGGGGCCAGCGCCGCCAACCTGGTGGTGGTCCCGACGTCGCTGGTGTTCAACTGGCAGGCCGAGGTGCAGAAGTTTGCGCCTTCCCTGCGCGTGCACGGGCTCCACGGCCCCGGCCGCCAGCATGGCGCGGCCCTGTTCGACGCCCACGACCTCGTGCTGACGACCTACAACACGCTGGTCTCCGACATTCGTCAGCTCCGCCACTATTGCTTTCACTACGTCTTCCTCGACGAAGCCCAGGCCATCAAAAACCTCGATTCGCAGCGCTATAAGGCCGCCTGTCTGTTACAGGCGCGCAACCGCGTGGTGCTCACGGGCACGCCCATCGAGAACAATACCTTCGACCTTTACGGGCAGCTTTCCTTCGCCTGCCCCGGTCTGCTGGGCACCAAGCAGCACTTTCAGGACCTCTACGCCGCGCGCATCGACAAATTCAAGGAGGACAAGCCCGCGCGGGCCCTACAACGCAAGATCAGTCCGTTTGTGCTGCGCCGTACCAAAGCGCAGGTAGCCAGAGAGTTGCCCGACAAAACCGAGATGGTGATCTACTGCAAGATGGGCACCGAACAGCGCCGCGTGTATGAAGCCTGCAAAAAGGAATTCCGCGACCTGATCATGGGCAACCACGCCGAAACGCAGCTCAAAAGCAGCGCCCACGTGCTGCAGGGCCTCACCAAGCTACGCCAGATCTGCAACTCCCCCGCCCTGCTCCCCGACCAGGAAAGCTACGGCCACCAATCGGCCAAGCTGGAGGCGCTGGTAGAGGAAATCCGCAACAAGGCCCCGCAGCATAAGATCCTGATCTTCTCGCAGTTCGTGAAGATGCTTGATCTGATCGGGCACGCGCTCCGGGCCCACGACATCCCGTTTGAGCAGCTAACAGGCCAGACGAAAAACCGCGCCGCCCGCGTGGGCGCGTTCCAGCAGGACGAGTCGGTGCGGGTGTTCCTGATCAGCCTGAAAGCGGGCGGCACTGGCCTCAACCTCACGGAAGCCGACTACGTCTACCTCGTCGATCCGTGGTGGAACCCGGCCGTCGAGAACCAAGCCATCGACCGCAGCCACCGCCTCGGCCAGACCAAAAAGGTGGTTGCCGTGCGCCTCATCTGCCCCGACACGATTGAGGAGAAAGTCATGCACCTGCAACAAGCCAAACGCGAGCTAGCCGACGGCCTGATCAAAACCGACGTGGCGCTGGTGAAGTCGTTGACGCAGGAGGAGTTGCTGGAGTTATTAGAATAG
- a CDS encoding M3 family metallopeptidase — translation MSKSITFPGGRLAQALLICSLAANVNPTPSIAQTTPAAGFSTRADLNPLLAPWAGPYGGVPAFDKVQVSQFKPALEAAMAQNLAEVQAIADDKKAPTFENTIAALERAGHALDQVQTVYGVWTGTMNNPEVQAVQREMAPRMAAFGDQITQNGPLFRRIETVYNSPDKKKLTPEQQRLTWVYYNNFVRSGAKLDAKAKTRLSEINQQLAGLFTRFSQNVLADETDSVLVLKTPADLGGLPQSLRDDAANAAAARKLTAAGVITNTRSSIDPFLTYSDQRKLREKAWRMFVNRGDNGGEHDNNALITDILQLRAERAKLLGYPTHAHLRLDNTMAKTPEKAMALMEEVWTPAVARAKEEVADMQTLAKKEGATFKIEPWDYRYYGEKVRKARYDLDQNEVKQYLQLDKMREGMFWVAGELLGFTFTPVTNAPVYHPDVKVWEVKDKTTGKHVGLWYFDPYARPGKRSGAWMNAYRNQERMDGEVTTIVSNNSNFVKGKDGAPTLISWTDATTLFHEFGHALHGLSSNVTYPSLAGTSVVRDYVEFPSQLMENWLPTPQVLQRFAVHYQTGKPIPQALVDRIEKASTFNQGFETTEFLASALIDMKLHLAGAQKIDPDKFERETLTQLGMPSELVMRHRTPQFSHVFSSDGYSAGYYSYLWSVVLAADAFGAFTEAGGPYDKAVAKRLKDKIFSVGNTVDPAEAYRSFRGRDPKIDALMRERGFPMKDAKASKPADKKATGKKS, via the coding sequence ATGTCTAAATCAATCACCTTTCCGGGTGGGCGGCTGGCGCAGGCCCTGCTCATCTGTAGCCTTGCTGCCAACGTGAACCCTACGCCAAGCATTGCCCAAACTACACCCGCGGCCGGCTTTTCGACCCGCGCCGATCTGAACCCGTTACTGGCCCCGTGGGCTGGCCCGTATGGCGGCGTTCCGGCTTTCGACAAAGTTCAGGTAAGCCAATTTAAGCCGGCGCTGGAAGCCGCGATGGCGCAGAACTTAGCAGAGGTTCAGGCGATTGCCGACGACAAGAAGGCCCCAACTTTCGAGAACACCATCGCGGCCCTGGAGCGCGCCGGCCACGCCCTCGATCAGGTCCAGACGGTGTATGGAGTATGGACTGGCACCATGAACAACCCCGAGGTACAGGCCGTGCAGCGCGAAATGGCGCCGCGCATGGCCGCCTTCGGCGACCAGATCACGCAGAACGGGCCCCTGTTTCGGCGCATCGAAACGGTGTATAATTCGCCCGACAAGAAGAAGCTGACGCCCGAGCAACAACGCCTGACGTGGGTGTATTACAATAATTTTGTGCGCTCCGGTGCCAAGCTCGACGCCAAGGCCAAAACGCGCTTGTCGGAGATAAATCAGCAGCTGGCAGGCCTGTTTACGCGCTTTAGCCAGAACGTGCTCGCCGACGAAACCGACTCGGTGCTGGTGCTGAAAACGCCCGCCGACTTGGGTGGTCTGCCCCAATCTCTGCGCGACGATGCGGCCAATGCCGCGGCCGCGCGCAAGCTCACGGCGGCCGGTGTGATCACGAATACGCGCTCGTCCATCGACCCCTTTCTGACCTATTCCGACCAGCGCAAGCTGCGGGAAAAGGCCTGGCGCATGTTCGTCAACCGCGGCGACAACGGCGGTGAGCACGACAACAACGCCCTGATCACCGATATTTTGCAGCTCCGCGCCGAGCGCGCCAAACTGCTCGGTTACCCTACGCACGCCCACCTGCGCCTCGACAACACCATGGCCAAAACGCCCGAAAAAGCCATGGCGCTGATGGAGGAAGTCTGGACGCCGGCCGTAGCGCGTGCAAAAGAGGAAGTGGCTGATATGCAGACACTTGCAAAAAAGGAGGGCGCGACCTTCAAAATAGAGCCCTGGGACTACCGCTACTACGGCGAGAAGGTGCGCAAAGCCCGCTACGACCTCGACCAGAACGAGGTAAAGCAGTATCTGCAACTCGATAAGATGCGCGAAGGCATGTTCTGGGTAGCCGGCGAGCTGCTCGGCTTCACGTTTACGCCCGTAACCAATGCGCCCGTCTACCACCCCGATGTGAAGGTGTGGGAAGTAAAAGACAAAACCACCGGCAAGCACGTGGGCCTCTGGTACTTCGACCCGTATGCTCGCCCCGGCAAACGCTCCGGCGCCTGGATGAACGCCTACCGCAATCAGGAACGCATGGATGGCGAGGTAACTACCATTGTATCAAACAATTCGAACTTCGTGAAAGGCAAGGACGGTGCGCCTACGCTCATCTCCTGGACAGACGCCACCACCCTGTTTCACGAGTTTGGGCATGCCCTGCACGGCCTTTCTTCCAACGTTACGTATCCGTCGCTAGCGGGCACGAGCGTGGTGCGTGACTACGTGGAGTTTCCGTCGCAGCTCATGGAAAACTGGCTGCCTACGCCCCAGGTGCTACAGCGCTTCGCCGTGCATTACCAAACCGGCAAGCCCATTCCGCAAGCGTTGGTCGACCGGATTGAAAAGGCGTCAACCTTCAATCAGGGCTTCGAAACCACCGAGTTTCTGGCCAGTGCGCTCATCGACATGAAGCTGCATTTGGCTGGCGCCCAGAAGATTGACCCCGACAAGTTTGAGCGCGAAACCTTGACGCAACTCGGCATGCCCAGCGAGCTGGTGATGCGCCACCGCACGCCGCAGTTTTCGCACGTCTTTTCGAGCGATGGCTACTCGGCGGGCTATTACAGCTACCTGTGGTCGGTGGTGCTGGCGGCCGATGCATTCGGCGCCTTCACGGAAGCCGGCGGCCCCTATGACAAAGCCGTGGCCAAGCGCCTGAAAGACAAGATCTTCTCCGTCGGCAACACCGTCGATCCGGCCGAAGCCTACCGTTCTTTCCGCGGCCGCGACCCGAAAATCGACGCTCTGATGCGCGAGCGCGGCTTTCCGATGAAGGACGCCAAAGCCAGCAAACCCGCCGATAAGAAAGCGACCGGCAAGAAAAGCTAG
- a CDS encoding N-acetylmuramoyl-L-alanine amidase family protein, with translation MRTISLFLVFLLASVLAFSKDPYRQVVARRGDGTQLLLRRYGLNPNTHLQAFLALNRANLSKGKDLIAGRKYRLPNASPRAIAGKPKPSAATAGRTASVRKTAPVPLASLFGSAYGRVAVRDQALRGAILYVSSGHGGPDPGAIGKYGGYSLAEDEYAYDVALRLARVLTEHGALVYMIIQDPNDGIRDQPVLLTDYDEVTYPQQPIPRSQLARLRQRINAVNKLHGQHRNTYQRFLGLHVDSRSESQNIDVFFYHNSASAAGQRLAERIHQTFTTRYKRSQPNRAYSGKVSSRNTLYVVRNSHPPAVFMELGNIQNLKDQRRFVIPDNRQAMANWICEGIIADYRARR, from the coding sequence CCCGCCGCGGCGATGGCACCCAACTGCTGCTGCGCCGTTATGGCCTGAATCCGAATACGCATTTGCAGGCATTTCTGGCGCTGAATCGGGCGAACCTCAGTAAAGGGAAAGACCTTATTGCGGGCCGAAAATACCGCTTGCCCAACGCCTCGCCACGAGCTATTGCCGGCAAGCCGAAACCCAGCGCCGCCACTGCCGGCCGAACAGCTTCGGTGAGAAAAACGGCACCCGTTCCGCTCGCGTCGTTATTTGGCAGTGCCTACGGGCGAGTAGCCGTGCGCGATCAAGCGCTGCGGGGCGCAATCCTGTACGTGTCGTCGGGGCACGGCGGCCCCGATCCGGGCGCGATTGGGAAGTACGGCGGCTATTCGCTGGCCGAAGATGAATACGCGTATGACGTTGCGCTGCGGCTGGCTCGCGTCTTGACGGAGCACGGCGCGTTGGTGTACATGATCATTCAGGACCCCAACGACGGCATTCGTGACCAGCCGGTGCTCCTAACCGACTACGACGAAGTGACGTATCCGCAGCAACCGATTCCGCGCAGCCAGCTCGCCCGCCTGCGCCAGCGCATCAATGCCGTAAACAAGCTGCATGGCCAGCACCGCAACACGTATCAACGCTTCCTGGGTTTGCACGTCGACAGCCGCAGCGAAAGCCAGAACATCGACGTGTTTTTCTACCACAACTCGGCCAGCGCGGCCGGGCAGCGGTTGGCCGAACGCATCCACCAGACCTTCACTACCCGCTACAAACGCTCCCAGCCAAACCGGGCCTATTCCGGAAAAGTATCGTCCCGCAACACGCTGTATGTGGTGCGCAACAGCCACCCGCCGGCCGTTTTTATGGAGCTTGGCAACATCCAAAACCTTAAGGACCAGCGCCGTTTTGTGATTCCGGACAACCGCCAAGCGATGGCCAACTGGATCTGCGAAGGAATTATCGCCGACTACCGCGCCCGCCGCTAA
- a CDS encoding acyltransferase family protein, producing MKIRPENSYSNHLETQPLENAPLPSKPHYAILDGLRGVAAVLVVIFHLFEAHATSHLDQIINHGYLAVDFFFLLSGFVIGYAYDDRWQKMSIGEFFKRRLVRLQPMVVMGMIVGAAFFYFQASKLFPMIAEVPVWKMLLVMLIGFTLLPLPPSLDIRGWQEMHPLDGPGWSLFFEYVANILYALFVRKFSNTALAVLVFLSACFLIHLTITGPNGDVIGGWSLTPEQLHVGFARVLYPFFAGLLLCRTIKLTRVNNAFLYCSLLILAVFAMPRIGGADRLWLNGLYESFSIIFVFPLIVFLGASGAVKSNFSARVCKFFGDISYPIYITHYPLIYTYTAWVQDNKIPIREAFPVALLVLASSVALAYACLKLYDEPVRRWLQKKLGPAKVYQKA from the coding sequence GTGAAGATTAGACCCGAAAACAGCTACTCCAACCATTTAGAAACGCAGCCTTTGGAAAACGCGCCGTTGCCCTCAAAACCGCATTACGCCATCCTCGACGGCTTGCGTGGAGTCGCTGCGGTGCTGGTGGTGATCTTTCACCTTTTTGAAGCTCATGCCACCAGCCACCTCGACCAAATCATCAACCACGGCTACCTGGCCGTGGATTTTTTCTTTTTGCTGTCCGGCTTCGTGATTGGCTATGCCTACGACGACCGCTGGCAGAAAATGAGCATTGGCGAGTTCTTCAAGCGCCGGCTGGTCCGGTTGCAGCCGATGGTGGTGATGGGCATGATTGTGGGGGCCGCGTTCTTCTATTTTCAGGCCTCCAAGCTGTTTCCAATGATCGCGGAAGTGCCCGTCTGGAAAATGCTGCTGGTGATGCTCATTGGGTTTACGCTGCTGCCGCTGCCGCCGTCCCTGGATATCCGGGGCTGGCAGGAGATGCACCCGCTGGATGGCCCCGGCTGGTCACTGTTCTTTGAGTATGTCGCCAACATTCTCTACGCGCTTTTCGTCCGGAAATTCTCGAATACTGCCCTGGCCGTGTTGGTGTTTTTATCCGCCTGCTTCCTGATTCACCTGACAATTACCGGTCCGAATGGCGACGTTATTGGCGGCTGGTCGCTTACTCCCGAACAATTGCATGTGGGATTTGCGCGGGTTTTGTATCCTTTTTTCGCCGGCCTGTTACTCTGTCGCACGATTAAATTGACCCGCGTAAATAACGCTTTTCTATACTGTAGCCTGTTGATACTAGCCGTGTTCGCCATGCCCCGAATTGGCGGCGCCGACCGCTTGTGGCTGAACGGACTTTACGAGTCGTTCAGCATCATCTTTGTTTTCCCGCTGATTGTATTTCTGGGCGCGAGCGGCGCAGTAAAAAGCAATTTCTCGGCGCGGGTATGTAAGTTTTTCGGCGACATATCGTACCCGATTTACATCACGCATTACCCGCTTATTTACACCTACACGGCGTGGGTGCAGGACAATAAAATTCCGATACGCGAAGCATTTCCGGTGGCTTTGTTAGTGTTGGCATCCAGCGTCGCGTTGGCGTATGCGTGTCTTAAACTGTACGACGAGCCCGTGCGGCGGTGGCTGCAAAAGAAATTAGGGCCGGCTAAAGTGTATCAGAAAGCCTGA
- the msrB gene encoding peptide-methionine (R)-S-oxide reductase MsrB: MLRLKDILYFAKYSNPEPPRRVEQSEEAWQAQLTPAQFRVLRQKATESPYRNAYCRSYEPGVYACAGCGSLLFNSTEKYRAISGWPSFTQPIAKNAIRYAFDDGHGMQRIEALCNVCEGHLGHVFPDGPEPSGLRYCINSESLLRLAESAELPVTQPLPNGI; this comes from the coding sequence GTGCTGCGCTTGAAAGACATTCTTTACTTCGCCAAATACAGCAACCCCGAGCCGCCGCGGCGCGTGGAGCAGTCGGAGGAAGCGTGGCAGGCACAGCTGACGCCGGCGCAGTTTCGGGTACTGCGGCAAAAAGCAACCGAATCGCCGTACCGTAACGCGTATTGCCGCTCCTACGAGCCGGGCGTGTACGCGTGCGCCGGCTGCGGGAGTTTGTTGTTCAACTCCACGGAGAAGTACCGCGCCATTTCCGGTTGGCCCAGCTTCACGCAGCCAATCGCCAAAAACGCCATCCGGTACGCGTTCGACGACGGCCACGGCATGCAACGCATCGAAGCGCTCTGCAACGTCTGCGAGGGCCATCTGGGCCACGTGTTTCCGGATGGGCCGGAGCCGAGCGGCCTGCGCTATTGCATCAACTCCGAAAGCCTGCTCCGACTCGCGGAATCGGCCGAACTCCCTGTTACTCAGCCCTTGCCGAACGGCATTTAG
- a CDS encoding DUF433 domain-containing protein: MDASSITAYIELNPQVRFGKPVVKGTRTTVAEVLEMLANGMSAAEIEKDFPAIGAAQIRACLLYAAYKESVVLLSVA, encoded by the coding sequence ATGGACGCCTCCAGCATCACTGCATACATTGAGCTTAACCCCCAGGTCCGCTTTGGCAAACCGGTGGTAAAAGGCACGCGCACGACGGTAGCCGAAGTGCTGGAAATGCTCGCCAATGGCATGAGCGCAGCGGAAATAGAGAAGGACTTCCCGGCAATCGGGGCCGCGCAAATAAGGGCCTGCTTGCTCTATGCAGCCTATAAGGAAAGCGTGGTGTTGCTGTCGGTAGCCTAG
- a CDS encoding DUF5615 family PIN-like protein encodes MRLLLDENISWRLAAYLQPYCAEVLHVRDIGLANSPDTTIWRYARQHGYDIITKDEDFLRLVITEGFPPRIVAVQNAQIPVGKLAEFLLARLSQLQEFLGEQKEFGLLLLRLP; translated from the coding sequence ATGCGCTTGCTCCTTGATGAGAATATCTCGTGGCGTTTAGCAGCTTACTTGCAGCCATACTGCGCTGAAGTGCTGCACGTACGAGACATCGGCTTGGCCAACAGTCCCGATACTACCATTTGGCGCTACGCCCGGCAGCATGGTTATGATATCATAACCAAAGACGAAGATTTCCTGCGACTGGTTATTACGGAAGGCTTTCCCCCGCGCATAGTAGCCGTACAGAATGCACAGATACCAGTAGGTAAATTGGCCGAATTCCTGTTAGCTCGCTTATCGCAATTACAAGAGTTCTTGGGCGAACAGAAGGAGTTTGGCTTGCTGTTGCTACGCTTGCCCTAG